The DNA region TCGCGGGGCTCGTCGTGGCCTACGCGCTCAGCCCCATCGACCTCATCCCCGACTTCATCCCCGTCCTCGGCTACCTCGACGACCTGCTCCTGCTGCCGCTCGGCATCCTGCTCGTGCGCAGGCTCATCCCGCCCGGTGTCCTGGAGGAGTGTCGCGCCCAGGCGCTGCGCGAGGAGCGGCTGAAGAAGACCAACTGGGCTGCT from Aggregicoccus sp. 17bor-14 includes:
- a CDS encoding YkvA family protein — translated: MGAWAQWKQRARELKRETAALVIAVRRPDVPWHAKLLAGLVVAYALSPIDLIPDFIPVLGYLDDLLLLPLGILLVRRLIPPGVLEECRAQALREERLKKTNWAAAAVIVLLWLSLGVALWRWWRR